The following are encoded in a window of Sorex araneus isolate mSorAra2 chromosome 11, mSorAra2.pri, whole genome shotgun sequence genomic DNA:
- the LOC101545576 gene encoding 60S ribosomal protein L23a-like, whose protein sequence is MTPKAKKEAPAPPKVEAKAKALKAKKAVLKGVHSQKKKKIRTSPTFRRPKTLPLRRQPKYHRKSAPRRNKLDHYAIIKFPLTTESAMKKIEDNNILVFIVDVKANKHQIKQAVKKLYDIDVAKVNTLIRPDGEKKAYVRLAPDYDNLDVANKIGII, encoded by the coding sequence ATGACGCCGAAGGCCAAGAAggaagcccctgcccctcccaaagTTGAAGCCAAAGCCAAAGCTTTGAAGGCCAAGAAAGCAGTGCTGAAAGGCGTCcacagccagaaaaagaaaaagatccgcACGTCACCCACCTTCCGAAGACCCAAGACCCTGCCGCTGAGAAGGCAACCCAAATACCATCGGAAGAGCGCCCCCAGGAGAAACAAGCTTGACCATTATGCCATCATCAAGTTTCCTCTCACTACTGAGTCAGCCATGAAGAAGATAGAAGATAACAACATACTTGTGTTCATTGTGGATGTCAAGGCTAACAAGCACCAGATTAAACAGGCTGTGAAGAAGCTCTATGACATTGATGTAGCCAAGGTCAACACCCTGATTAGGCCTGATGGAGAGAAAAAGGCATATGTTCGGCTGGCTCCTGATTATGACAACTTGGATGTTGCCAACAAAATTGGGATCATCTAA